A genomic segment from Triticum dicoccoides isolate Atlit2015 ecotype Zavitan chromosome 1A, WEW_v2.0, whole genome shotgun sequence encodes:
- the LOC119288531 gene encoding protein IQ-DOMAIN 31-like isoform X2, with amino-acid sequence MGKSPAKWLKSVLFGKKTSRSGSAKAKDLSTGSNRGYVAAGKEPGFSESSPVISEPVLVTPRNNDAVPEAGKGENSSSQGEAVVQHEVNHDLDKQSTVGSDVLSNDPERLKEEQAAVKAQAAFRGYLARRAFRALKGIIRLQALIRGHLVRRQAASTLRATWLIVKFQAIVRGRNVRLSSDAIQFSWKLAEQKSVGTKPDAWREKLASNAFARKLLASPILVEALHFQYDERDPNSAFNWLERWTISHVWKPVYQTKRNAIADAKPQTKRASYAMETESGKLKRNARKSSAMSVEPTPPTNMPLETEKTRRNPRKFTSTPADSVPDSQLTELEKVKRSLRKVTNSMAEASKVSSPATETPDHPEIQFEKPQRTAQEVPVYPEIQEPHHDDLLENAKVDIFVPDLKPEVEVTPYAVTTEEKLNEPTVVATTAEVMPLQDIDNEDNALVNDAEQRSREEPLSAESLKGGNRRSSFSTKPEYPENGSKNSPAVPSYMSATKSAKAKLRGQISPRLSADSAEKTVHTRRHSLPSPANGKQNSHSPRTQRPIHPGTKEGAKVDKSMLSSRDAAERPMKAEWRR; translated from the exons ATGGGGAAGTCCCCGGCCAAGTGGCTCAAGTCCGTGCTCTTCGGGAAGAAGACCTCCAGGTCTGGCTCCGCCAAGGCCAAGGATTTATCG ACCGGGAGCAACAGAGGGTATGTTGCTGCTGGGAAGGAGCCCGGGTTCTCGGAGAGCTCCCCGGTGATCTCCGAGCCGGTGCTCGTCACCCCGCGCAACAACGACGCCGTGCCGGAGGCGGGGAAGGGTGAGAATTCCAGCTCGCAAGGCGAAGCGGTGGTGCAGCACGAAGTGAACCATGATTTGGATAAGCAGAGCACTGTCGGGTCTGATGTGCTGTCCAATGACCCGGAGCGGCTGAAGGAAGAACAAGCAGCCGTCAAGGCCCAAGCTGCCTTCCGAGGCTACCTG GCACGTCGGGCTTTCCGTGCATTGAAAGGAATCATACGACTTCAGGCGCTGATTCGTGGCCATCTTGTAAGGAGGCAAGCTGCTTCAACTCTCCGTGCTACATGGTTGATTGTGAAGTTCCAAGCTATTGTTCGTGGTAGAAATGTCAGACTCTCTAGTGATGCAATTCAATTCAGTTGGAAGCTTGCCGAGCAGAAGTCTGTG GGTACTAAACCAGATGCATGGAGGGAGAAGTTAGCTTCAAACGCATTTGCCCGTAAG CTTCTGGCTTCACCGATTCTGGTAGAGGCTCTTCACTTTCAGTATGACGAGAGGGATCCCAATTCAGCCTTCAACTGGTTAGAGAGATGGACCATAAGCCATGTCTGGAAACCTGTTTACCAAACAAAGAGAAATGCTATTGCTGATGCCAAACCGCAGACAAAGAGGGCCAGTTACGCTATGGAAACAGAGTCAGGGAAATTGAAACGCAATGCTCGGAAGAGTTCTGCAATGTCAGTTGAGCCCACCCCTCCGACAAACATGCCGTTGGAAACTGAAAAAACAAGAAGGAACCCAAGGAAATTCACTAGCACTCCTGCTGATTCAGTGCCTGATAGCCAATTAACTGAACTTGAGAAGGTTAAGCGTAGCCTTCGGAAGGTAACTAATTCCATGGCCGAAGCCTCAAAGGTATCTAGTCCTGCAACTGAAACCCCTGACCACCCAGAGATCCAATTTGAGAAACCACAACGTACTGCACAGGAAGTTCCAGTTTATCCTGAGATTCAAGAACCTCACCATGATGATCTTCTGGAAAATGCGAAGGTGGATATCTTTGTACCTGATCTCAAACCTGAAGTGGAAGTTACTCCATATGCAGTCACAACTGAAGAAAAACTTAATGAGCCGACCGTTGTTGCTACAACAGCTGAAGTTATGCCTCTGCAAGACATTGACAATGAAGATAATGCTTTGGTGAATGATGCGGAGCAGAGATCCAGAGAAGAACCTCTCTCCGCCGAAAGCCTTAAAGGTGGCAACAGGAGGTCTTCGTTCTCAACGAAGCCAGAATATCCAGAGAACGGGTCCAAAAACTCTCCTGCTGTGCCCAGCTACATGTCTGCAACAAAATCTGCGAAGGCGAAGCTGCGGGGACAGATATCACCTAGACTTAGCGCTGATTCAGCAGAAAAAACTGTCCACACACGCCGCCATTCCCTTCCTTCCCCTGCCAATGGTAAGCAGAACTCGCACTCGCCGCGTACACAAAGGCCAATCCATCCTGGTACCAAAGAGGGAGCGAAAGTTGACAAGTCTATGCTGTCATCAAGAGACGCAGCTG AGAGACCGATGAAAGCTGAATGGAGACGGTGA
- the LOC119288531 gene encoding protein IQ-DOMAIN 31-like isoform X1, with product MGKSPAKWLKSVLFGKKTSRSGSAKAKDLSKTGSNRGYVAAGKEPGFSESSPVISEPVLVTPRNNDAVPEAGKGENSSSQGEAVVQHEVNHDLDKQSTVGSDVLSNDPERLKEEQAAVKAQAAFRGYLARRAFRALKGIIRLQALIRGHLVRRQAASTLRATWLIVKFQAIVRGRNVRLSSDAIQFSWKLAEQKSVGTKPDAWREKLASNAFARKLLASPILVEALHFQYDERDPNSAFNWLERWTISHVWKPVYQTKRNAIADAKPQTKRASYAMETESGKLKRNARKSSAMSVEPTPPTNMPLETEKTRRNPRKFTSTPADSVPDSQLTELEKVKRSLRKVTNSMAEASKVSSPATETPDHPEIQFEKPQRTAQEVPVYPEIQEPHHDDLLENAKVDIFVPDLKPEVEVTPYAVTTEEKLNEPTVVATTAEVMPLQDIDNEDNALVNDAEQRSREEPLSAESLKGGNRRSSFSTKPEYPENGSKNSPAVPSYMSATKSAKAKLRGQISPRLSADSAEKTVHTRRHSLPSPANGKQNSHSPRTQRPIHPGTKEGAKVDKSMLSSRDAAERPMKAEWRR from the exons ATGGGGAAGTCCCCGGCCAAGTGGCTCAAGTCCGTGCTCTTCGGGAAGAAGACCTCCAGGTCTGGCTCCGCCAAGGCCAAGGATTTATCG AAGACCGGGAGCAACAGAGGGTATGTTGCTGCTGGGAAGGAGCCCGGGTTCTCGGAGAGCTCCCCGGTGATCTCCGAGCCGGTGCTCGTCACCCCGCGCAACAACGACGCCGTGCCGGAGGCGGGGAAGGGTGAGAATTCCAGCTCGCAAGGCGAAGCGGTGGTGCAGCACGAAGTGAACCATGATTTGGATAAGCAGAGCACTGTCGGGTCTGATGTGCTGTCCAATGACCCGGAGCGGCTGAAGGAAGAACAAGCAGCCGTCAAGGCCCAAGCTGCCTTCCGAGGCTACCTG GCACGTCGGGCTTTCCGTGCATTGAAAGGAATCATACGACTTCAGGCGCTGATTCGTGGCCATCTTGTAAGGAGGCAAGCTGCTTCAACTCTCCGTGCTACATGGTTGATTGTGAAGTTCCAAGCTATTGTTCGTGGTAGAAATGTCAGACTCTCTAGTGATGCAATTCAATTCAGTTGGAAGCTTGCCGAGCAGAAGTCTGTG GGTACTAAACCAGATGCATGGAGGGAGAAGTTAGCTTCAAACGCATTTGCCCGTAAG CTTCTGGCTTCACCGATTCTGGTAGAGGCTCTTCACTTTCAGTATGACGAGAGGGATCCCAATTCAGCCTTCAACTGGTTAGAGAGATGGACCATAAGCCATGTCTGGAAACCTGTTTACCAAACAAAGAGAAATGCTATTGCTGATGCCAAACCGCAGACAAAGAGGGCCAGTTACGCTATGGAAACAGAGTCAGGGAAATTGAAACGCAATGCTCGGAAGAGTTCTGCAATGTCAGTTGAGCCCACCCCTCCGACAAACATGCCGTTGGAAACTGAAAAAACAAGAAGGAACCCAAGGAAATTCACTAGCACTCCTGCTGATTCAGTGCCTGATAGCCAATTAACTGAACTTGAGAAGGTTAAGCGTAGCCTTCGGAAGGTAACTAATTCCATGGCCGAAGCCTCAAAGGTATCTAGTCCTGCAACTGAAACCCCTGACCACCCAGAGATCCAATTTGAGAAACCACAACGTACTGCACAGGAAGTTCCAGTTTATCCTGAGATTCAAGAACCTCACCATGATGATCTTCTGGAAAATGCGAAGGTGGATATCTTTGTACCTGATCTCAAACCTGAAGTGGAAGTTACTCCATATGCAGTCACAACTGAAGAAAAACTTAATGAGCCGACCGTTGTTGCTACAACAGCTGAAGTTATGCCTCTGCAAGACATTGACAATGAAGATAATGCTTTGGTGAATGATGCGGAGCAGAGATCCAGAGAAGAACCTCTCTCCGCCGAAAGCCTTAAAGGTGGCAACAGGAGGTCTTCGTTCTCAACGAAGCCAGAATATCCAGAGAACGGGTCCAAAAACTCTCCTGCTGTGCCCAGCTACATGTCTGCAACAAAATCTGCGAAGGCGAAGCTGCGGGGACAGATATCACCTAGACTTAGCGCTGATTCAGCAGAAAAAACTGTCCACACACGCCGCCATTCCCTTCCTTCCCCTGCCAATGGTAAGCAGAACTCGCACTCGCCGCGTACACAAAGGCCAATCCATCCTGGTACCAAAGAGGGAGCGAAAGTTGACAAGTCTATGCTGTCATCAAGAGACGCAGCTG AGAGACCGATGAAAGCTGAATGGAGACGGTGA